A section of the Sceloporus undulatus isolate JIND9_A2432 ecotype Alabama chromosome 3, SceUnd_v1.1, whole genome shotgun sequence genome encodes:
- the BBIP1 gene encoding BBSome-interacting protein 1, whose amino-acid sequence MTEPKFREVLPKQGMLAVEDVTTMVLCKPKLLPLKSVTLEKLEKMQREAQETIRQQELTQQSSKSTE is encoded by the exons ATGACTGAGCCCAAATTCCGGGAGGTGTTGCCTAAGCAAG GAATGTTAGCAGTTGAAGATGTGACTACTATGGTATTGTGCAAGCCCAAGCTGCTACCTTTAAAATCAGTTACACTGGAAAAGCTTGAGAAGATGCAGCGAGAAGCACAGGAAACAATTCGGCAGCAGGAGCTCACCCAGCAGAGTTCCAAATCAACAGAGTAA